From one Neovison vison isolate M4711 chromosome 1, ASM_NN_V1, whole genome shotgun sequence genomic stretch:
- the ITPR3 gene encoding inositol 1,4,5-trisphosphate receptor type 3 isoform X2, with protein sequence MSEMSSFLHIGDIVSLYAEGSVNGFISTLGLVDDRCVVEPAAGDLDNPPKKFRDCLFKVCPMNRYSAQKQYWKAKQTKQDKEKIADVVLLQKLQHAAQMEQKQNDTENKKVHGDVVKYGSVIQLLHMKSNKYLTVNKRLPALLEKNAMRVTLDATGNEGSWLFIQPFWKLRSNGDNVVVGDKVILNPVNAGQPLHASSYELSDNVGCKEVNSVNCNTSWKINLFMQFRDHLEEVLKGGDVVRLFHAEQEKFLTCDEYKGKLQVFLRTTLRQSATSATSSNALWEVEVVHHDPCRGGAGHWNGLYRFKHLATGNYLAAEENPSYKGEACDPKAAGMSRVGRRNAGEKIKYRLVAVPHGNDIASLFELDPTTLQKTDSFVPRNSYVRLRHLCTNTWIQSTNVPIDIEEERPIRLMLGTCPTKEDKEAFAIVSVPVSEIRDLDFANDASSMLASAVEKLNEGFISQNDRRFVIQLLEDLVFFVSDVPNNGQNVLDIMVTKPNRERQKLMREQNILKQIFGILKAPFREKGGEGPLVRLEELSDQKNAPYQHMFRLCYRVLRHSQEDYRKNQEHIAKQFGMMQSQIGYDILAEDTITALLHNNRKLLEKHITKTEVETFVSLVRKNREPRFLDYLSDLCVSNHIAIPVTQELICKCVLDPKNSDILIQTELRPVKEMAQSHEYLSIEYSEEEVWLTWTDKNNEHHEKSVRQLAQEARAGNAHDENVLSYYRYQLKLFARMCLDRQYLAIDEISQQLGVELIFLCMADEMLPFDLRASFCHLMLHVHVDRDPQELVTPVKFARLWTEIPTAITIKDYDSNLNASRDDKKNKFASTMDFVEDYLNNVVSEAVPFANEEKNKLTFEVVSLAHNLIYFGFYSFSELLRLTRTLLGIIDCVQGPPAMLQAYDDSGGKNVRRSIQGVGHMMSTMVLNRKQSVFGAPSLSAGAGATEPLDRSKFEDNEDIVVMETKLKILEILQFILNVRLDYRISYLLSVFKKEFVEVFPMQDSGADGTAPAFDSTTANMNLDRIGEQAEAMFGVGKTSSMLEVDDEGGRTFLRVLIHLTMHDYAPLVSGALQLLFKHFSQRQEAVHTFKQVQLLISAQDVENYKVIKSELDRLRTMVEKSELWVDKKGSSKGEEVDTGASKDKKERPTDEEGFLHQPGEKSSENYQIVKGILERLNKMCGVGEQMRKKQQRLLKNMDAHKVMLDLLQIPYDKGDAKMMEILRYTHQFLQKFCAGNPGNQALLHKHLHLFLTPGLLEAETMQHIFLNNYQLCSEISEPVLQHFVHLLATHGRHVQYLDFLHTVIKAEGKYVKKCQDMIMTELTNAGDDVVVFYNDKASLAHLLDMMKAARDGVEDHSPLMYHISLVDLLAACAEGKNVYTEIKCTSLLPLEDVVSVVTHEDCITEVKMAYVNFVNHCYVDTEVEMKEIYTSNHIWTLFENFTLDMARVCSKREKRLADPTLEKYVLTVVLDTINAFFSSPFSENSTSLQTHQTIVVQLLQSTTRLLECPWLQQQHKGSVEACIRTLAMVAKGRAISLPMDLDAHISSLLSSGTSCIAAAQRNASNYKATTRAFPRVTPTANQWDYKNIIEKLQDIITALEERLRPLVQAELSVLVDVLHWPELLFLEGSEAYQRCESGGFLSKLIQHTKDLMESEEKLCVKVLRTLQQMLLKKTKYGDRGNQLRKMLLQNYLQNRKSSSRGDLPDPVGAGLDQDWSAIAATQCRLDKEGATKLVCDLITSTKNEKIFQESIGLAIRLLDGGNTEIQKSFYNLMTSDKKSERFFKVLHDRMKRAQQETKSTVAVNMNDLGSQPREDREPADPTTKGRVASFSMPGSPSRYSLGPSLRGGHEVGERVQSNEMGTSVLIMQPILRFLQLLCENHNRDLQNFLRSQNNKTNYNLVCETLQFLDIMCGSTTGGLGLLGLYINEDNVGLVIQTLETLTEYCQGPCHENQTCIVTHESNGIDIITALILNDISPLCKYRMDLVLQLKDNASKLLLALMESRHDSENAERILISLRPQELVDVIKKAYLQEEERENSEVSPREVGHNIYILALQLSRHNKQLQHLLKPVKRIQEEEAEGISSMLSLNNKQLSQMLKSSAPAQEEEEDPLAYYENHTSQIEIVRQDRSMEQIVFPVPGICQFLTEETKHRLFTTTEQDEQGSKVSDFFDQSSFLHNEMEWQRKLRSMPLIYWFSRRMTLWGSISFNLAVFINIIIAFFYPYMEGASTGVLGSPLISLLFWILICFSIAALFTKRYSVRPLIVALILRSIYYLGIGPTLNILGALNLTNKIVFVVSFVGNRGTFIRGYKAMVMDMEFLYHVGYILTSVLGLFVHELFYSILLFDLIYREETLFNVIKSVTRNGRSILLTALLALILVYLFSIVGFLFLKDDFILEVDRLPGNHSGASPLGMPHGAATLMGTCSGDKLNCVSGVSVPEVPEGNGELESTERACDTLLMCIVTVMNHGLRNGGGVGDILRKPSKDESLFPARVVYDLLFFFIVIIIVLNLIFGVIIDTFADLRSEKQKKEEILKTTCFICGLERDKFDNKTVSFEEHIKFEHNMWNYLYFIVLVRVKNKTDYTGPESYVAQMIKNKNLDWFPRMRAMSLVCNEGEGEQNEIRILQDKLNSTMKLVSHLTAQLNELKEQMTEQRKRRQRLGFVDVQNCMSR encoded by the exons ACTGCCTCTTCAAGGTGTGTCCCATGAACCGCTACTCAGCCCAGAAGCAGTACTGGAAGGCCAAGCAGACCAAGCAGGACAAGGAGAAGATCGCCGACGTGGTGTTGCTCCAGAAGTTGCAG CATGCGGCCCAGATGGAGCAGAAGCAGAACGACACAGAGAACAAGAAGGTGCATGGGGACGTGGTGAAGTACGGCAGCGTGATCCAG CTCCTGCATATGAAGAGCAACAAGTACCTGACCGTGAATAAGCGGCTGCCGGCGCTGCTGGAGAAGAACGCCATGCGCGTGACGCTGGATGCGACAGGCAATGAGGGCTCCTGGCTCTTCATCCAGCCCTTCTGGAAGCTGCGGAGCAATGGGGACAAC GTAGTGGTGGGGGACAAGGTGATCCTGAACCCTGTCAATGCCGGGCAGCCTCTGCATGCCAGCAGTTACGAGCTCAGTGACAACGTGGGCTGCAAGGAG gtcAACTCCGTGAACTGCAACACCAGCTGGAAGATCAACCTGTTCATGCAGTTCCGAGACCACCTGGAGGAGGTGTTGAAAGGG GGAGATGTGGTGCGACTGTTCCACGCGGAGCAGGAGAAGTTCCTGACGTGTGACGAGTACAAGGGCAAGCTGCAGGTGTTTCTGCGTACCACACTGCGTCAGTCCGCCACCTCGGCCACCAGCTCCAATGCCCTCTGGGAAGTGGAG GTGGTCCACCACGACCCCTGCCGTGGAGGAGCTGGCCACTGGAACGGCCTCTACCGCTTCAAGCACCTGGCCACGGGCAACTACCTGGCTGCCGAG GAGAACCCCAGCTACAAGGGTGAGGCCTGTGATCCCAAGGCAGCAGGAATG AGTCGTGTAGGTCGCCGGAACGCTGGAGAGAAGATCAAGTACCGCCTGGTGGCTGTGCCCCATGGCAATGACATCGCCTCCCTCTTTGAGCTGGACCCCACTACGCTGCAGAAAACTGACTCCTTTGTGCCCCG GAACTCCTATGTCCGGCTGCGGCACCTCTGCACCAACACGTGGATCCAGAGCACTAACGTGCCCATTGACATTGAGGAGGAGCGGCCCATTCGGCTCATG CTGGGCACCTGCCCCACCAAGGAGGACAAGGAGGCCTTTGCCATCGTGTCCGTGCCCGTGTCTGAGATCCGAGACCTGGACTTCGCCAACGATGCCAGCTCCATGCTGGCCAGTGCTGTGGAGAAACTCAATGAGGGCTTCATCAGCCAAAATGACCGCAG GTTTGTCATCCAGCTGCTGGAGGACCTGGTGTTCTTCGTCAGCGACGTCCCCAACAATGGGCAGAATGTGCTGGACATCATGGTCACCAAGCCCAACCGGGAGCGGCAGAAGCTGATGAGAGAACAGAACATCCTCAAACAG ATCTTTGGCATTCTGAAGGCCCCTTTCCGTGAAAAGGGGGGTGAGGGCCCCCTGGTGCGACTGGAAGAGCTGTCGGACCAGAAGAACGCCCCCTACCAGCACATGTTCCGTCTCTGCTACCGGGTGCTGCGGCATTCCCAGGAGGATTACCGCAAGAACCAG GAGCACATCGCCAAGCAGTTTGGGATGATGCAATCTCAGATTGGCTACGACATCCTGGCGGAGGACACCATCACCGCCCTGCTGCACAACAATCGTAAACTGCTGGAGAAGCACATCACCAAGACCGAGGTGGAGACCTTCGTCAGCCTCGTGCGCAAGAACCGGGAGCCCCG GTTCCTGGACTACCTCTCTGACCTGTGTGTGTCCAACCACATCGCCATCCCCGTCACCCAAGAGCTCATCTGCAAGTGCGTGCTGGACCCCAAGAACAGCGACATTCTCATCCAGACCGA GCTTCGGCCAGTGAAGGAGATGGCTCAGTCCCACGAGTACCTGAGCATCGAGTATTCAGAGGAGGAGGTGTGGCTCACGTGGACGGACAAGAATAACGAGCACCACGAGAAGAGCGTGAGGCAGCTGGCGCAGGAGGCACGGGCGGGCAATGCTCACGACGAGAACGTGCTTAGCTACTACAG GTACCAGCTGAAGCTCTTTGCCCGCATGTGCCTGGACCGCCAGTACCTGGCCATCGATGAGATCTCCCAGCAGCTGGGCGTTGAGCTCATCTTCCTGTGCATGGCAGATGAGATGCTGCCCTTTGATCTGCGCGCCTCCTTCTGCCACCTGATGCTGCACGTGCACGTGGACAGGGACCCCCAGGAGCTGGTCACGCCAGTCAAGTTCGCCCGCCTCTGGACTGAGATCCCCACAGCCATCACCATCAAGGA ctACGACTCCAACCTCAATGCCTCTCGCGATGACAAGAAGAACAAGTTTGCCAGCACCATGGACTTCGTGGAGGACTACCTCAACAATGTGGTCAGCGAGGCCGTGCCCTTTGCCAACGAGGAGAAGAACAAGCTCACCTTCGAG gtAGTCAGCCTGGCGCACAACCTCATCTACTTCGGCTTCTACAGCTTCAGTGAGCTGCTGCGGCTCACTCGCACGCTGCTGGGCATCATCGACTGCGTGCAGGGCCCCCCGGCCATGCTGCAGGCCTACGATGACTCAGGCG GCAAGAACGTGCGTCGGTCCATCCAGGGCGTGGGCCACATGATGTCCACCATGGTGCTGAACCGCAAGCAGTCTGTCTTTGGGGCCCCCAGCCTGTCTGCCGGCGCTGGTGCCACTGAGCCACTGGACAGAAGCAAGTTCGAGGACAATGAGGACATTGTGGTGATGGAGACCAAGCTGAAGATCTTGGAAATCTTGCAG TTCATCCTCAACGTCCGCCTGGACTACCGCATCTCCTACCTGCTGTCCGTCTTCAAGAAGGAGTTTGTGGAAGTGTTTCCCATGCAGGACAGTGGGGCTGACGGAACAGCTCCGGCCTTCGACTCCACAA CCGCCAACATGAACCTGGACCGCATCGGGGAGCAGGCGGAGGCCATGTTCGGAGTGGG GAAGACCAGCAGCATGCTGGAGGTGGACGACGAGGGCGGCCGCACGTTCCTGCGCGTGCTCATTCACCTCACCATGCACGACTACGCGCCGCTGGTCTCGGGGGCCTTGCAGCTGCTCTTCAAGCACTTCAGCCAGCGCCAGGAGGCCGTGCACACCTTCAAGCAG GTGCAGCTGCTGATCTCGGCTCAGGATGTGGAGAACTACAAGGTGATCAAGTCGGAGCTGGACCGGCTGCGGACCATGGTAGAGAAGTCGGAACTATGGGTGGACAAGAAGGGTAGCAGCAAGGGTGAGGAGGTGGACACAGGTGCTTCTAAAGACAAGAAGGAG CGGCCCACCGACGAGGAGGGCTTTCTGCACCAACCCGGGGAGAAGAGCAGTGAGAACTACCAGATCGTTAAGGGC ATCCTGGAACGGCTGAACAAGATGTGCGGCGTTGGCGAGCAgatgaggaagaagcagcagaggcTGCTCAAGAACATGGATGCCCACAAGGTCATGCTGGATCTGCTGCAGATCCCCTATGACAAG GGTGATGCCAAGATGATGGAGATTCTGCGCTACACCCACCAGTTCCTGCAGAAGTTCTGCGCGGGGAACCCGGGCAACCAGGCCCTGCTGCATAAGCACCTGCACCTCTTCCTCACGCCGGGG CTTCTGGAGGCCGAGACCATGCAGCATATCTTCCTGAACAACTACCAGCTGTGCTCGGAGATCAGCGAGCCGGTGCTGCAGCACTTCGTGCACCTGCTGGCCACCCACGGGCGCCACGTGCAGTACCTGGACTTCCTGCACACCGTCATCAAGGCCGAGGGCAAGTACGTCAAGAAGTGCCAGGACATGATCATGACCGAG ctGACCAATGCGGGTGATGACGTGGTGGTGTTCTACAATGACAAGGCCTCGCTGGCCCACCTGCTGGACATGATGAAGGCTGCTCGGGATGGCGTGGAGGACCACAGCCCCCTCATGTACCATATCTCCCTGGTGGACTTGCTAGCTGCCTGTGCTGAGGGCAAAAACGTCTACACGGAGATCAAGTGCACCTCCCTGCTACCCCTGGAGGACGTGGTGTCTGTGGTGACACATGAGGACTGTATCACCGAG GTGAAAATGGCATACGTGAACTTCGTGAATCACTGCTATGTGGACACAGAGGTGGAGATGAAGGAGATCTATACCAGCAACCACATCTGGACGCTCTTTGAGAACTTCACCCTGGATATGGCTCGG GTGTGCAGTAAGCGGGAGAAGCGTCTGGCTGACCCCACACTGGAGAAGTACGTGCTGACCGTCGTGCTGGACACCATCAATGCGTTCTTCAGCTCCCCATTCTCTGAGAACAGCACCTCCCTGCAG ACACATCAGACGATCGTGGTGCAGCTGCTGCAGTCTACCACACGGCTGCTTGAGTGTCCGTGGCTGCAGCAGCAGCACAAGGGCTCCGTGGAGGCCTGCATCCGGACCCTCGCCATGGTGG CTAAAGGCCGGGCTATCTCACTGCCCATGGACCTGGATGCACATATCAGCTCGCTGCTCAGCAGTGGGACCAGCTGTATAGCCGCTGCCCAGCGCAACGCCTCCAACTACAAGGCGACCACACGGGCCTTCCCCCGTGTCACGCCCACCGCCAACCAGTGGGACTACAAGAACATCATCGAGAAGCTGCAG GACATTATCACAGCCCTGGAGGAGCGGCTGAGGCCCCTGGTACAAGCGGAGCTGTCGGTGCTGGTGGACGTCCTGCACTGGCCCGAGCTGCTCTTCCTGGAGGGCAGTGAGGCCTACCAGCGCTGCGAGAGCGGGGGTTTCCTGTCCAA GCTGATCCAGCACACCAAGGACCTCATGGAGTCAGAGGAGAAGCTGTGTGTCAAGGTGCTGCGGACCCTGCAGCAGATGCTGCTCAAGAAGACCAAGTACGGGGACCGG GGCAACCAGCTGCGCAAGATGCTGCTACAGAACTACCTCCAGAACCGGAAGTCTAGCTCGAGGGGGGACCTTCCAGACCCCGTGGGCGCTG GCCTGGACCAAGACTGGTCAGCCATTGCGGCCACCCAGTGCCGGCTGGACAAGGAGGGGGCCACCAAACTGGTATGCGACCTGATCACCAGCACCAAGAATGAGAAGATCTTCCAGGAGAGCATCGGCCTGGCCATCCGCCTGCTGGATGGCGGCAACACCGAGATCCAG AAATCCTTCTACAACCTGATGACGAGTGACAAGAAGTCAGAGCGCTTCTTCAAAGTGTTGCACGACCGCATGAAGCGGGCCCAGCAGGAGACCAAGTCCACAGTGGCTGTCAACATGAACGACCTGGGCAGCCAGCCACGGGAGGACCGGGAGCCGGCAGACCCTACCACCAAAG GCCGTGTAGCTTCCTTCTCGATGCCGGGCTCCCCGTCCCGCTATTCGCTGGGCCCCAGCCTGCGCGGGGGCCACGAGGTGGGCGAGCGCGTACAGAGCAACGAGATGGGCACGTCCGTACTCATCATGCAGCCCATCCTGCGCTTCCTGCAGCTGCTGTGTGAGAATCACAACCGGGACCTGCAG AACTTCCTGCGCTCTCAGAACAACAAGACCAACTACAACCTGGTGTGCGAGACACTCCAGTTTCTGGACATCATGTGCGGCAGCACCACCGGTGGCCTGGGGCTGCTGGGCCTTTACATCAATGAGGACAACGTGGGCCTTGTCATCCAGACCCTGGAGACCCTCACCGAGTACTGCCAAGGCCCCTGCCATGAGAACCAG ACTTGCATCGTGACGCACGAGTCCAACGGCATCGACATCATCACGGCACTGATTCTCAATGACATCAGTCCCCTGTGCAAGTACCGTATGGACCTGGTGCTGCAGCTCAAG GACAATGCGTCCAAGCTGCTCTTGGCTCTGATGGAGAGCCGGCACGACAGTGAGAACGCGGAGCGAATCCTCATCAGCCTGCGGCCCCAAGAGCTG GTGGACGTCATCAAGAAAGCCTACCTGCAGGAGGAGGAGCGGGAGAACTCAGAGGTGAGCCCACGGGAAGTGGGCCACAACATCTACATCCTGGCGCTGCAG CTCTCCAGGCACAACAAACAGCTGCAGCACCTGCTGAAGCCGGTGAAGCGCATCCAGGAGGAAGAGGCCGAGGGCATCTCTTCCATG CTCAGCCTCAACAACAAGCAGCTGTCCCAGATGCTCAAGTCCTCAGCACCcgcccaggaggaggaggaggaccccCTGGCCTACTACGAGAACCACACGTCCCAGATAGAG ATCGTGAGGCAGGACCGCAGCATGGAGCAGATCGTGTTCCCCGTGCCCGGCATCTGCCAGTTCCTGACAGAGGAGACCAAGCATCGGCTCTTCACCACCACCGAGCAGGATGAGCAGGGCAGCAAAGTGAGCGATTTCTTCGACCAATCCTCCTTCCTGCACAACGAAATGGAATGGCAGCGCAAGCTCCGCA gcatGCCACTGATCTACTGGTTCTCCCGCCGCATGACCCTGTGGGGCAGCATTTCCTTCAACCTGGCGGTGTTTATCAACATCATCATTGCCTTCTTCTACCCCTACATGGAGGGCGCATCCACAG GCgtgctgggctccccactcatctCACTGCTGTTCTGGATCCTCATCTGTTTCTCCATCGCGGCTCTGTTCACCAAGCGCTACAGCGTCCGCCCCCTCATTGTGGCACTCATCCTGCGCTCCATCTACTACCTGGGCATTGGGCCCACACTCAACATCCTGGGCGCCCTCAAT CTGACCAACAAGATTGTCTTTGTGGTGAGCTTCGTGGGCAACCGCGGTACCTTCATCCGGGGCTATAAGGCCATGGTCATGGACATGGAGTTCCTCTACCATGTGGGCTACATCCTGACTAGTGTCCTGGGCCTCTTTGTCCACGAGCTCTTCTACAGTATCCTG CTCTTTGACCTCATCTACCGTGAGGAGACACTGTTCAACGTCATCAAGAGCGTGACTCGCAATGGCCGCTCCATCCTGCTGACTGCCCTACTGGCCCTCATCCTTGTCTACCTCTTCTCCATCGTTGGCTTCCTCTTCCTCAAGGACGACTTCATCCTCGAGGTCGACCGGCTGCCGGGCAATCACTCTGGAG CCAGTCCCCTGGGGATGCCACATGGAGCTGCCACGCTCATGGGCACATGCAGTGGGGATAAGCTGAACTGTGTCTCGGGGGTCTCGGTGCCTGAGGTCCCGGAAG GGAATGGAGAGCTGGAGAGCACGGAGCGGGCCTGTGACACTTTGCTGATGTGCATCGTCACTGTCATGAATCACGGGCTGCGCAATGGTGGCGGCGTGGGCGACATTCTCCGAAAGCCCTCCAAAGAC GAGTCTCTCTTCCCAGCCCGGGTGGTCTACGACCTCCTGTTCTTcttcatcgtcatcatcatcgtGCTGAACCTCATCTTCGGAGTGATCATCGACACCTTCGCCGATCTGCGCAGCgagaagcagaagaaggaagagattcTCAAGACCACGTGCTTCATCTGTG ggttggagagaGACAAGTTTGATAACAAGACGGTGTCCTTTGAGGAGCACATCAAGTTCGAGCACAACATGTGGAACTACCTGTACTTCATCGTGCTAGTCCGTGTGAAAAACAAGACAGACTACACGGGGCCTGAGAGCTACGTGGCCCAGATGATCAAG